In Solanum pennellii chromosome 7, SPENNV200, the following are encoded in one genomic region:
- the LOC107025430 gene encoding defensin D1-like, with translation MAKYTTFLALLFCLFLVAATEIQMAEGKYCWKKSDKWNGLCYYSYKCSYHCKHYYGAKYGMCKKYKPWGHKYYWAKYACYCYSPCHY, from the exons ATGGCAAAGTACACTACTTTTCTAGCCCTTCTCTTTTGCCTCTTCCTTGTTGCTGCAACTG AAATACAAATGGCAGAAGGGAAATACTGTTGGAAAAAGAGTGACAAGTGGAATGGACTTTGCTACTACTCTTACAAATGTAGTTATCATTGTAAGCACTACTATGGAGCTAAATATGGTATGTGTAAGAAGTATAAACCATGGGGTCACAAATATTACTGGGCAAAATATGCTTGCTACTGTTATTCACCTTGCCACTACTAA
- the LOC107025636 gene encoding defensin D1-like yields MAKYTTFFALLFCLFLVVATEIQMAEGKYCWKKSDKWNGPCQYSYKCSYHCKHYYGAKYGICKKFKPWGHKYYWAKYACYCYSPCHY; encoded by the exons ATGGCAAAGTACACTACTTTTTTTGCCCTTCTCTTTTGCCTCTTCCTTGTTGTTGCAACCG AAATACAAATGGCAGAAGGCAAATATTGTTGGAAAAAGAGTGACAAGTGGAATGGACCTTGTCAATACTCTTACAAATGTAGTTATCATTGCAAACACTACTATGGAGCTAAATATGGTATTTGTAAGAAGTTCAAACCATGGGGTCATAAATATTACTGGGCAAAATATGCTTGCTACTGCTACTCACCTTGCCATTACTAA
- the LOC107025429 gene encoding defensin-like protein 19, with protein sequence MAKYTTFLALLLCLFLVAATEIQMAEGKYCWKKSVKWNGPCQYSYKCSHHCKYYYGAKYGICKKYKPWGHKYYWAKYACYCYSPCHY encoded by the exons ATGGCAAAGTACACTACTTTTCTCGCTCTCCTCCTTTGCCTCTTCCTTGTTGCTGCAACTG AAATACAAATGGCAGAAGGAAAATATTGTTGGAAAAAAAGTGTCAAGTGGAATGGGCCTTGTCAATACTCTTACAAATGTAGTCATCATTGCAAGTACTACTATGGAGCTAAATATGGTATTTGTAAGAAGTACAAACCATGGGGTCACAAATATTACTGGGCAAAATATGCTTGCTACTGCTACTCACCTTGCCACTACTAA
- the LOC107025510 gene encoding defensin D1-like — MAKYTAFLALLICLFLVAATEIQMVEGKYCWKKSGKWNVACKYSYKCSYHCKHYYGAKYGICKKYKPWGHKYYWAKYACYCYSPCHY; from the exons ATGGCAAAGTACACTGCTTTTCTTGCCCTCCTCATTTGCCTCTTCCTTGTTGCTGCAACTG AAATACAAATGGTAGAAGGAAAATACTGTTGGAAAAAGAGTGGCAAGTGGAATGTAGCTTGTAAGTACTCTTACAAATGTAGCTATCATTGCAAGCACTACTATGGAGCTAAATATGGTATTTGTAAGAAGTACAAACCATGGGGTCACAAATATTACTGGGCTAAATATGCTTGCTACTGCTACTCACCTTGCCATTACTAA
- the LOC107025509 gene encoding defensin D1-like, translated as MAKHTTFLALLLCLFLVAATEIQMAEGKYCWKKSDKWNGPCQYSYKCSYHCKHYYGAKYGICKKYKPWGHKYYWAKYACYCYSPCHY; from the exons ATGGCTAAACACACTACTTTTCTCGCCCTCCTCCTTTGCCTCTTCCTTGTTGCTGCAACTG AAATACAAATGGCAGAAGGGAAATACTGTTGGAAAAAGAGTGACAAGTGGAATGGTCCTTGCCAATACTCCTACAAGTGTAGTTATCATTGCAAACACTACTATGGAGCTAAATATGGTATTTGTAAGAAGTACAAACCGTGGGGTCATAAATATTACTGGGCAAAATATGCTTGCTATTGCTACTCACCTTGTCACTACTAG